A single region of the Paramicrobacterium fandaimingii genome encodes:
- a CDS encoding DUF3376 domain-containing protein has product MAQASGQVVALGVGSESRPHLVSVGELGDGPHRHVLRVALALRGGVSLAVWIGGAVAELDVARRVRIRQTSGGWDAFYTPPSGSTPPALDTPEIERAREYGRLLAAAAFDSIEIDVIAGASAGGLNAVVYAVAQRAGASVNPLLETWQDAADIRQLLQPPGFSRVDSLLRGDYYFWPRVTRALHDLYDDDLIPHNDIHRSGSVSIDLAATIIDSADRSVPGARDSRGYFHFVGSDSAEGADRGRGIPSDIGDGTDLARLAYAARSTSSYPGAFEPALIFSSTKNPSEKPEGDATHIDMSYAFSGHRPTWNHPFRVIDGSILDEVPIDQAFRAARRSASATSSSRLMLYLDPSPPAPSPRTIRPTRYGPPEPPHGPLSVLRRFADRQSRILNVLRFGGGSADDREPGAEEIAHIERFRLALLREQARGDAYAAAQTTAHFDGDAARRAYVRYRASADVQFLSTVTADPSAWQNSANIDSRSVWRTWDGAHREDLEHAARERYSQATEHAGPSTVIDAITFGPQGVLDAALCGLTWVRALEQLPPDTLNRGTSIAEIRVSLYRILGSATDARDATVVDVLDAARSGSHPAARAIETWITAQGSTNLSALWSELNTVVCLLREISPGVDSGEAWAHSPFSVFPTRNAGAHDLAPFLAPRGIPEPISSLTFERLTADEPPAHGEQFQVLVRRRQRRRARIALSLDPADVTDESLARLFTGPTLGAEDKLSGSLLFNFGGFLSRTWRANDWWWGRLDSSAAIVRILNERSVCTSAAAQSRDSVDAVQSSLFAELASSPDAPLSGRKGPRSVPEIRKEFEFGADTLDNLTPHYRLAIASRALRISSRALSSSIGPVGRVLVALARPIAVAAPLVTTPLRAAGFGAIIGLAVAVIMAVNGTAGPTRLAATWPAHVISAVIICASIAGFLSASRRWRHVIRGLHHVELPLPSDTIADMVALRSRARSQGGALCAMAVATTFAASIVVVLRGLDSTWWILVASATAIAIHGRVRSLDPSATPRPAALYATGSALFAVWAAVIICLPLALGPLQLDNRWVTPLTIGTAGALSSALLTVGWLKPAWSFRGILSNPLSTSVLSALVGAIPAWIATRIAQTPFPVLTTISTVILAIGLWGTALWWLPEVPPGPHDRQTENDARRPAAV; this is encoded by the coding sequence ATGGCACAAGCGTCAGGGCAGGTCGTCGCCCTCGGAGTCGGTTCCGAGTCGCGTCCGCATCTCGTCTCGGTCGGTGAGTTAGGCGACGGGCCACATCGCCATGTTCTGCGCGTGGCACTCGCCCTGCGGGGAGGAGTCAGCCTCGCAGTGTGGATCGGGGGCGCCGTTGCCGAGCTCGACGTCGCCCGGCGCGTGCGCATTCGGCAGACATCGGGCGGATGGGATGCCTTCTACACTCCCCCGAGTGGCAGCACGCCTCCTGCACTTGACACACCCGAGATCGAGCGCGCCCGAGAGTATGGTCGGCTCCTCGCCGCGGCAGCCTTCGATTCGATCGAGATCGACGTTATCGCCGGCGCGAGTGCCGGAGGACTCAACGCCGTGGTCTATGCGGTTGCCCAACGTGCAGGCGCGAGCGTGAATCCGCTGCTTGAAACGTGGCAAGACGCCGCCGACATTCGCCAGCTGCTTCAGCCGCCTGGGTTCTCTCGCGTTGACTCGCTGCTGCGCGGTGACTACTACTTCTGGCCCCGAGTCACCCGCGCGCTCCACGATCTCTACGACGACGATCTCATTCCGCACAACGACATCCATCGCTCGGGCAGTGTGAGCATTGACCTGGCCGCGACGATCATTGACAGCGCAGACCGGAGCGTTCCTGGTGCGCGAGACAGCCGAGGATATTTTCACTTCGTCGGTTCCGACAGCGCAGAAGGCGCCGATCGCGGCCGAGGCATTCCCTCTGACATCGGCGACGGAACCGATCTTGCTCGACTCGCGTATGCCGCACGCTCCACCTCATCATATCCGGGCGCTTTCGAGCCGGCGCTCATCTTCTCCTCGACGAAGAACCCGTCAGAGAAACCGGAGGGCGACGCAACCCACATCGACATGTCATATGCCTTCAGCGGGCACCGTCCGACGTGGAACCATCCGTTTCGTGTCATCGATGGAAGCATCCTCGACGAGGTTCCGATCGACCAGGCCTTCAGGGCCGCCCGCCGCTCGGCATCTGCGACGAGTTCCTCACGGCTCATGCTGTACCTCGACCCGAGCCCACCGGCCCCGTCACCTCGAACCATCAGACCGACGCGCTACGGGCCACCGGAACCGCCACACGGGCCACTCTCGGTGCTGCGCCGATTCGCCGACCGTCAGTCACGTATTCTCAATGTGCTGCGCTTCGGCGGCGGATCCGCCGATGATCGCGAACCGGGGGCAGAAGAGATCGCCCATATCGAACGCTTTCGGCTCGCTCTGCTGCGGGAGCAGGCACGAGGTGACGCCTATGCGGCCGCGCAGACAACAGCGCATTTCGACGGGGATGCCGCCAGACGAGCCTATGTGCGCTACAGGGCATCCGCCGACGTGCAATTTCTCAGTACCGTCACCGCCGACCCGTCCGCGTGGCAAAACTCGGCGAATATCGATTCGCGCTCCGTGTGGCGGACGTGGGATGGCGCACACCGCGAAGACCTGGAGCATGCCGCTCGTGAGCGCTATTCCCAGGCAACGGAACACGCAGGGCCCTCGACAGTCATCGACGCGATCACCTTCGGTCCGCAGGGAGTCCTGGACGCGGCTCTCTGCGGTTTGACCTGGGTGCGCGCGCTCGAACAGCTTCCGCCTGACACCCTCAATCGCGGAACGTCAATTGCAGAGATTCGCGTGAGCCTCTACCGCATACTCGGCTCGGCCACCGACGCCCGCGATGCCACGGTCGTCGATGTTCTCGACGCCGCACGCTCTGGATCTCACCCCGCGGCGCGGGCGATCGAAACCTGGATCACCGCCCAGGGAAGCACCAACCTCAGTGCACTCTGGAGCGAGCTCAATACGGTCGTCTGCCTTCTTCGAGAGATCTCACCGGGTGTCGACTCGGGTGAGGCCTGGGCGCACAGCCCATTCAGCGTCTTTCCCACGCGCAATGCGGGAGCGCACGACCTCGCGCCGTTCCTCGCTCCCCGCGGCATACCCGAGCCGATCAGCTCGCTCACGTTCGAACGACTCACAGCCGACGAGCCCCCGGCCCACGGCGAGCAGTTTCAGGTGCTTGTCCGCCGCCGCCAACGGCGTCGCGCACGCATCGCTCTCAGCCTCGACCCCGCCGATGTGACGGACGAGTCGCTTGCACGCCTCTTCACCGGGCCGACCTTGGGCGCCGAGGACAAGCTGTCGGGTTCGCTGCTGTTCAACTTCGGTGGATTTCTCAGCAGAACATGGCGGGCAAACGACTGGTGGTGGGGCCGTCTCGATTCCTCGGCGGCGATCGTGCGCATCCTCAACGAACGTTCCGTTTGCACGTCGGCGGCCGCGCAATCCCGAGATTCCGTCGACGCTGTGCAGAGCTCCCTCTTCGCGGAGCTCGCCTCCTCACCAGATGCACCCCTCTCGGGGCGAAAGGGCCCCCGCAGCGTTCCCGAGATCAGAAAGGAATTTGAGTTTGGGGCAGATACGCTCGACAACCTCACTCCCCACTATCGTCTCGCGATCGCCTCGCGCGCACTGCGCATCAGCTCGCGGGCACTGTCGAGTTCGATCGGCCCCGTCGGCCGCGTTCTCGTCGCTCTCGCACGCCCCATTGCTGTCGCTGCTCCTCTCGTGACAACTCCGCTTCGCGCCGCAGGTTTCGGAGCCATCATCGGTCTCGCCGTTGCCGTGATCATGGCGGTGAACGGCACCGCAGGCCCGACGCGTCTTGCTGCTACGTGGCCGGCTCACGTGATATCCGCCGTGATCATCTGCGCGTCGATCGCCGGATTCCTCAGCGCGTCGCGCCGATGGCGACACGTCATCCGCGGCCTTCATCACGTGGAACTCCCGTTGCCCAGCGACACGATTGCAGACATGGTCGCCCTGCGCTCTCGGGCACGCTCGCAGGGTGGTGCTCTGTGCGCCATGGCTGTTGCCACGACTTTTGCCGCATCGATCGTGGTGGTGCTGCGCGGTCTCGATTCGACATGGTGGATTCTCGTTGCCTCGGCGACAGCCATCGCAATCCACGGGCGTGTGCGTTCCCTCGATCCGTCGGCGACTCCCCGCCCCGCGGCTCTCTACGCCACGGGCTCGGCGCTGTTTGCCGTCTGGGCCGCAGTGATCATCTGCCTTCCCCTTGCTCTCGGTCCGCTCCAGCTCGACAATCGTTGGGTGACACCGCTCACGATTGGCACCGCGGGCGCACTCAGCTCGGCGCTGCTCACCGTCGGCTGGCTCAAGCCGGCGTGGTCGTTCCGAGGCATCCTCTCGAATCCCCTGTCAACGAGCGTCCTCTCGGCACTCGTTGGCGCCATCCCCGCGTGGATCGCCACCCGAATCGCTCAGACCCCATTCCCTGTTCTCACGACGATCTCAACGGTCATCCTCGCGATCGGATTGTGGGGCACAGCGCTATGGTGGCTACCCGAGGTGCCGCCCGGCCCGCACGACCGCCAGACCGAGAACGACGCGCGCCGGCCCGCCGCCGTCTGA